The window AAACGAATCAAGACTCTCGTCAGTAAAAAGAGTCGTTCAAAAAGAACGAATCGTTCGCGAACTGCACATCACTACAGGAACTTTAGAGCGGAAGTCCGGAAGTCATTTCTTCACCAAAGGAACAACAACATCGGCGGGGtaaatttgaaaaaataatttGTCGAAAATTGGTCAGACAAATTGACTTGCACTGTAAAATATGTTGGTGTATATGGGTAACTATATAATAAACTAGTAGTTGTGGGAATGTGGTAAAATTAGGTTTGCTTTCTTAACGTAGACAAACGTCGCTTTCTCAGTTAGCTAACAGTACAgtagctagcacaacatagctagccTGGCTCTACGAATCCGAGTGTGGACTGGACATGCTAACAAGCTACGTCCAACACTAGAGAATATAGCTAAAATTAGCTAACTAAGATATGCTTGTTATATTGACTACGAATCTTTGCTTTTTTACAGCTACACATTTTCCAAGGTTGACCCCACCACTCTTACAAATGAATCCGTGGGTCATTGCTCCATATTCAGTGACGCCTGTTGCAAGTCTTTTGACCAGGTGTGTCGCCTCAGGTGTTCTTTCCCAGGTGAGTGCATGCCGAGCAGGAGTGGCCAGCCCTATTTCTGGAGAGCTGGAGAATGCATACTTTTTGCTCCATCCCTTTTGAAACTCAACTGAATCAGTTAATCAAGGTCATGGTGAGCTAGCTAGTAAAATTATGTTTTCGAGTATAAACCCCGGTAGTTTGGGTCCTGTTAGTCTCGAGTAGCCATACGTTCAAAATCACGTCTTTGTCGAGCATCATGGTTCGAGAATTGGCtagggtcctggatgctgattggctgaaagacgtGGTATATCAGACGTTGGGCAGATTCGGTTATGCTGAGCCACACTGGTCTATGGCCCATGGCGTGAATGGGCAAAGGCGGTGAGGGAGGAGTgcccttctcaaatcgaacagtaatctgtGCTGCGGCACCACGGTGCATCGTTCAGAAACATACATTTATTTTCCATAAAATATGTTCAAATTTAAATCTAGTTTTCATTGGGATGGCAGATAAAGCGTTtgatcaaaagcaatcacttttgcatgtgaacacagaatcctactcattactccacgtgctcctacgtcacttttgttttagAGCTGACTTCGCTGTGGTCTTTGAACAGGTCACTTGGCTCACGCCCAgttccaaaacgaatgcaatcaactttcacCTGATGCAAAACACACCTACACCGTGGTATAACAGAGATTATAAACCAGGTGGTTCGAGAGctaaatgctgattggctgaaagacgtggtatatcagaccatataccatgtGTATGACAAAAAATACTATTTACtggtctaattacgttggtaaccagtttataatagtgataaggcacctcaggggtttgtggtatatggccaatataccacagctaagggctgtatccaggcattcCTTGTTATTgtacataagaacagcccttagccgtggtatattggccatataccacagctcctcgggccttattgcctaaatattacatttacgtcatttacatttaaatataccacgggtatgatgcaaaattacttgtttactgttcttattgtgttggtaaccagtttataatagcaataagtcaACTCTGGGCTTTGTGGTATatttgccaatataccacggctaagggctgtatccaggtacTCCGCGTAGTGTCGTACATAAGAGCAGCCCTtggctgtggtatattggccatataccaacACCTCCTCTatccttattgcttaattagatTGTGTTTTTGGAGCAAAAGTATGCAAGAAGGTTGCCATCTCTAGGAGGGTTGTTTGGGTACCCTTGAAGAagagtgtatacagtgcattccgaaagtattcagaccccttcgctttttctacattttgttacgttacagccttattctaaaattgattaaattaaaatgttcctcatcaatctacacacaatgacaaagcgaaaacagtttttttgattttttctgcaaatgtataaaaaattatagAACaggtaccttatttacataagtattcagaccctttgctatgagactcgaaattgagctcaggtgcatcctgtttccattgatcatccttgagatgtttcagttgacagtgcatgtcagaggaaaaaccaagccatgaggttgaattaattgtccgtagagctccgagacaggattttgtcgaggcacagatctggggaagggtaccaaaacatttctgcagcattaaaggtccccaagaacacagtggcctccatcattcttaaatggaagaagtttggaaccaccaagactcttcctagagttggccgcccgaccaaactgagcaattggacGAGAAGGGCTTTAGTCatggaggtgatcaagaacctgatggtcactctgacagagctccagagttcctcagtggagatgggagaaccttctagaaggacaaccatctctgcagcactccaccaataaggcctttggTAGaattgccagacggaagccactcctcagtaagaggcacatgacagcctgcttggagtttgccaaaaggcacctaaaggactctcagaccatgagaaacaagattctcaggtctaatgaaaccaagattgaaatctttacattttagtcacgtagcagacgctcttatccagagcgacttacagttagtgagtgaatgcattttcatactggccccccgtgggaatcgaaaccacaaccctggcgttgcgagcgctatgctctaccaactgaatgccaagcgtcacgtctggaggaaaccaggcacagctcatcacctggccacatacaattttttttttaccatccctaaggtgaagcatggtggtggtagcatcatgttgtggggatgtttttcagcggcagcgacagagattagtcaggatcgagggaaagatgaacgtagcAAATTACagacagagatccttgatgaaaacctgctccagagcgctcaggacctcagactggggcaaaggttcaccttccaacaggacagtgaccctaagcacacagccaagacaacgcaggagtggcttcgggacaagtctctgaatgtccttgagtggcccagccagagcccggacttgaactcgattgaacatctctggagagacctgaaaatagctgtgcagcgacattccccatccaacctgacagagcttgagaggatctgcagagaagaatgtgagaaactccccaaatacaggtgtgccaagcttgtagcgtcatactgagtaaagggtctgaatacttacgtaaataaaaATCTTAaacctgtttatgctttgtcattatggggtattgtgtaacaAAATCTGTAAAAggtgaaagggtctgaatactttccgaatgcactgtagttactTTTCTACCGATATCCTAGGCCACCACACTAAGCAGAGTCTCTTTCCTTACAGGAGGATGTTGATACTGTCCCTAGAGAACCCCATGTATTTTCCCCAAATCTCCTGGAAGCTGAACAGCACATCACTATGGAACGGGAGCTTGACAAGGTAAAGTTATCaacaggtacagtgaggggaaaaaagtatttgatcccctgctgattttgtatgtttgcccactgacaaagacatgatcagtctataattttaatggtaggtttatttgaacagtgagagacagaataacaacaaaaaaatccagaaaaacgcatgtcaaaaatgttatgaattgatttgcattttaatgagggaaataagtatttgacccctctggaaaacattacttagtacttggtggcaaaacccttgttggcaatcacagaggtcagacgtttcttgtagttggccaccaggtttgcacacatctcaggagggattttgtcccactcctctttgcagatcttctccaattcattaaggtttcggtttcgaggctgacgtttggtaactcgaaccttcagctccctccacagaatttccatgggattaaggtctggagactggctaggccactccagcaccttaatgtgcttcttcttgagcaactcctttgttgccttggccgtgtgttttgggtcattgtcatgctggaatacccatccatgacccattttcaatgccctggctgagggaaggaggttctcacccaagatttgacggtacatggccctgtccatcatccctttgatgcggtgaagttgtcctgtccccttagcagaaaaacacccccaaagcataatgtttccacctccatgtttgacgatggggatggtgttcttggggtcataggcagcattcctcctcctccaaacacggcgagttgagttgatgccaaagagctcgattttggtctcatctgaccacaacactttcacccagttctcttctgaatcattcagatgctcattggcaaacttcagacgggcctgtacaggtgctttcttgagcagggggaccttgcgtgcgctgcaggatttcagtccatcacgacgtagtgtgttaccaattgttttcttggtgactatggtcccagctgctttgagatcattgacaagatcctcccgtgtagttctgggctgattcctcaccgttctcatgatcattgcaactccacgaggtgagatcttgcatggagccccaggccgagggagattgacagttattttgtgtttcttccatttgcgaataatcgcaccaactgttgtcaccttctcaccaagctgcttggcgatggtcttgtagcccgttccagccttgtgtaggtctacaatcttgtccctgacatccttggagagctctttgatcttggccatggttgagagtttggaatctgattgcttctgtggacaggtgtcttttatacaggtaacaagctgagattaggagcactccctttaagagtgtgctcctaatctcagctcgttacctgtataaaagacacctgggagccagaaatctttctgattgagagggggtcaaatacttatttccctcattaaaatgcaaatcaatttataatatttttgacatgcgtttttctggatatttttgttgttattctgtctctcactgttcaaataaacctaccattgaaattatagactgatcatttctttgtcagtgggcaaacgtacaaaatcagcaggggatcaaatacttttttccctcactgtattcttgGGTTGTATTAATTAGTGCACACGATAGCAAAACGTTTAGCAAGAAAACaagtttcttattggacatgtTCAGGTAGACCCTCCCTGTTCCAgtccgttttcttccatttggtgcctagtgACTACAACCCTGGTTTGGTGCCAGACACCTGTCCTGTCTGATGCAGTGATATGCATTTACCTAACTTAGTTCTATTTGTTTTAGATCAATCTAGAAATGGAGTTGTTGAAGTTGGAAAAAGAAAGCGCAGATGTCACTCACAAATTTTACTTGAGTAAGTGGGGATGTTGTACTTTTGCATAGTGGTGTCTTGAGATTCTAAAGGTAGTATGTagcaacattttcagatacaaaCATGTTTAATGCATACACTATTTGGAGGGACACAGCCAGACATATGAAATAGTCAAATAATAAAGTAGTACATTTGTTTCTTATAGGTCAAAGGTTTACATCATTGCAGCAATTCACCTCCCATCTGCAAGATGTGCTGAGAGAACAGGCAAGCCTGCGCCGAAGACTGATGAAACCACTGTGTCAGACTAACCTGCCCATAGAGGCAGATCTTCACAGGCGAGGGACCTTTTATTTTTCCTGTGTGTGTTTACAATATTCTTAAATTCTGTACATAGGATGGCGCCCTGATGTGTATGATGATGTTATATTGCTGAGTGTaccttttttaaatgttattctCCCAGTTAACTGAGGAATGATGGTCCTGTTTTATAGATATGTGGTGGAGGTCATGAGGATGGCGGTGGACTTCATTGAGAACttggaggcaaagatgaacacTGTTCGTACTATTCCCACCATTGATGATTCCATGAGCAATCTGGTGAGTGCTTTCAATCAAATCCCCAGGCCAGATGTATTGCAAGTCCTAAACTCTGCcatgggttgtgttcagtagaaTACATGTAGCTACATTTTTTTACAATAGAAAACCTCTTATCTTCCTCTTGACCCCTTTTATCCTCCATATTACAAGCCTACCCCTTGTTACATTTATACTAGCTCATGTTAATAAGTAAGTAAAGTAAGTAAGCATTGTCTGAGCCAGAATGTCCCATATTATTGTTAATACTGTACTATGATTGTTCATGTTAATTTTATGCATtgtactctctctttctcagaaCAATTGCGTAGCTCAGCTCCTAGCCCAGGTGACAGAGGTGGAAAGACTCTCCAATCAGGTTCTACAGTGGAGGAGTCAAAACAGCAGCACTTCCATCAATGACATCACTACCTGAGAGCAACGTGAGTCCCAA is drawn from Coregonus clupeaformis isolate EN_2021a chromosome 25, ASM2061545v1, whole genome shotgun sequence and contains these coding sequences:
- the LOC121539543 gene encoding HAUS augmin-like complex subunit 2 isoform X1 — translated: MLVYMATHFPRLTPPLLQMNPWVIAPYSVTPVASLLTRCVASGVLSQEDVDTVPREPHVFSPNLLEAEQHITMERELDKINLEMELLKLEKESADVTHKFYLSQRFTSLQQFTSHLQDVLREQASLRRRLMKPLCQTNLPIEADLHRYVVEVMRMAVDFIENLEAKMNTVRTIPTIDDSMSNLNNCVAQLLAQVTEVERLSNQVLQWRSQNSSTSINDITT
- the LOC121539543 gene encoding HAUS augmin-like complex subunit 2 isoform X2; amino-acid sequence: MNPWVIAPYSVTPVASLLTRCVASGVLSQEDVDTVPREPHVFSPNLLEAEQHITMERELDKINLEMELLKLEKESADVTHKFYLSQRFTSLQQFTSHLQDVLREQASLRRRLMKPLCQTNLPIEADLHRYVVEVMRMAVDFIENLEAKMNTVRTIPTIDDSMSNLNNCVAQLLAQVTEVERLSNQVLQWRSQNSSTSINDITT